GGAAAACTAGACCTCATTCTAAggtataatttttgaaattttctgaTTTTGAACCTCTTCATGGTCTGCAATCTGCATCAGCTGTAAGGCTGCTATATACACAAGTAAAACTCACTTATACAGAGCAGATGCTTGACTTGTAATCCTTTATCTTTAGATATATATGCTCAACATACTCAGGAATTACCTCTAATTTGCCTGCACGTTGGGTTGCATTTTTTCACAGTTATCtttggggtaattcttctcaacTATGAGGTCTAAGCATGCCTCAAACTTCTTTGATTTGTGAGCTAGTGTACTGTATTTTAGATGAACATGTTGTGCATGTCTTGTGTATTCTAACCAAGCAATTGACTGATCAAATCTGATGAATTGTCACGGTATGCAGGAAGATAGTGAGAAAACGGGTAAGGTGACGTCAGCAGGAATGTATTTCTTGCACTTTCAGGTGTATAGAATGGATTCAACTGTAAATGCGGTATGTGAATATAATCCCTGTTGGTCAAATTCATTATGCAGTGTTGTTGTCAGAGCTAATAAATAATTTGAAATATTGTAGTTAGCGATGGCTAAGGACCCTGAAGCTGCTTTCTTTAAGAAGCTGGAGGGTCTTCAACCTTGTGAGGTCTCAGAACTTAAAGCTGGCACTCACATATTCGCTGTttatggttggagctacttattTTGTTAAATACATTGTTTTTTCTGGTGTGAGAAACACTATCAAATTCCAATTGATTCTCGATGCTAAATCCTTAAGAATGAACTTTGATCTGATCTCTCTGCAGGAGATAATTTCTTCAAGCCTGCTACTTATACAATTGAGGCTCTCTGTGCCAAGTCATATGAGGATACTACTCTTAAGCTCAAGGATATTGAGGCTCAGATTTTGAGGAAAAGAAATGAGCTTCGGCAATTTGAAGTAGAATATAGAAAGGTTGTCAATATACTTCTAGACAATATTTATtattggagattgatattttttctttttttgataactgtggtgtccgggccagcttgcatgcacctcgactaattccacgggatacctgcTACCTAccaccagcaacaggtaccaggtaactctatccaccaagggtTGGAGAGATGGGATTTGAAACTGAGACCTCAGGTTCTCAACCcaattcattgaccactaggtcaCACCCTTGAGTGCAGAGTGCAGAGATTGATTCTTTCATGTATCCTCATTGCCCTACTTTCCATGTTAATGTTCACAGGCACTGGCACATTTCCAGGAAGTAACCAACAGATACAGCCAAGAGAAGCAGTCTGTAAGTTTTTCTGTTGAAAAGTCTCTCGGTTTAATTATTATACCGAAAAGGGTCATATTTACCCCTGTACTATTGAAAATAAGTCACATCTACCATCCGTTTCACTTTTCGAATTTTTAAGGGCCTACCGTTATTATATTTGCCCTCATCCATTAAATGACCAGTCCCAACTTTAAAAAAGACACGTGGGGTACCTAGGATCAATTTAAAAGCACCAAGTTCATTTTATACTACCCCAACCCCAAATAAGACATAACCCGACCCATCGAAACCAATTTACCCACTTAGTCAAAGGAACAAGTGAAAAAGCCAAGAAAATTTTCTGGGATTTTATGTTATCCTTCTTATTTTCACTAGTTTTTAGTCGAATTAGACAGCCATTGAAATATTTTCCTATTTGACTTATTTGGGAACATGTGAAGAAGTCAGAAGAGAACAAGGACAAGAATAATGAGGAGCTAGATGTGAATTTTCTTCTACTTAGAGATTGAATAATTACTATAAACGCAAATACAGACTTTATTTTAGCATGCTAGAAGGAACTCTGAAACAAAAGAAAGAGCAGCTCTCTGAATCAGCCAAGGCATTCTTAACTGGCTTGAAAGTAACAAGAAAATTTGTATTATCAGATCAAACTAGGTTTGACATTCTTTTTTTAACTAGCTTTAATATTGGTTGCTGATTTTGTGAATGAAGCAAACTGGAAATACAAGCATCAATTCCCTTTTCCCACATTCCCAGCACAGCTACTTAAGTCTCATTTATCTGAACTGCTCTTTCGGTTGGGACTGGCTTCGGaccaaacttaaaataaaatatgaacaaTATTGAGGGTTCTTTGCTTACCTCCTTCCATCATTGATACTTGCAGTCCATTGGTGTTGGATGTGATAAAGCTGAGTTATATCGACCTTGGTATATGTGGGTTGTTGGTTTGGACTTTGGAGTAGAGTATGAGAGGAAAGATATGTCACCAACTAATTTCTCTAAATTGTCAAAATGGAAGGAGAAAATAAAAGCTACAGCATTAAGCAGAATCGGTGGGTCGGGTTATGTTTTATTTGGGGTTGGGTTTTTATAAAATGAACCGGGTCCTGTAAAATTGATTCTAGACATTCCACGTGTCTTTTTTAAAGTTGGGACTGGTCACTAGTGTTATCAAAggcaaaaaacgcaaaaaagctCAAAGGTCCATTGGAGCTttaagcgcaaataaagcgtaggctttaatgaaaaaaggcgcaacggaagaaaaagtaaaaatatgcatgtagtccaagactaatcattataagcatgaataacaaatatatggacaaagaaattgaaaataTTCACAATAAAGTGAAATATCGATTGTTTAAGGTCGCATTTTCAGGATtacactcattggcaaggaaaagtatgaCTTAGAGCTTTGATGCGACACTAAAGCGTCCACAAAGCAAGGCGAAGCGCTCAACGTATTTTGAGTCTCGCTTCTGGGCTTAAGCGTgctttaagcgcgcctttgacaatACTGCTGGTCACTTAACGAATGCGGGGCAAATACAAAAATAAGTATAATGGTAGGCCCTTAAATATTCAGAAAGTGAAATGTAGGGTAGATATGATTTATTTTCAATAGTACAGGGGTAAATATGACCCTTCTCCGATTATTACATTACGTAAATGTCCTCGTATTGAGATGGTATGTCCAAATTCTTTGCAACACAAGTCGCTTGGCTTTCATTTTGTGGCATGGAAGTGTTAATGCATCTCAGATTTTGCTATATTTAATGCATCTCTTGTTTGTTTAGATGCTACTTCACTTTGTTCCTTGTATTATCTGATAGTTCCTACATGCTGATCTAGTACTACCATTTGTAAAGGTCGATGATATGCTGAAACAAAGAGACAGCATCCACTTTTCGTTCACAGTTGCAAGGTCCGTTGCTAATTTAAGTGGCAGTGGGAGTGGGCATTTCAGTAATGGAAGTAGCAGTAAGGTCCTTGGTGAAGATTATAAAGCGGATAGTCCAGGAGAAGATGGCAGTTCAGATTCCAAGGACAAGTCATCAAAGAAAAGATGGTTCAACCTTAACCTCAAAGGATCTGATAAAAAGAACTGAAATGTTGGATGGTTATTTATGTTCTCTACGTACTTCCTGCAGAGTTTCGAGTTATAGAATTGCTGTCAAGGCCACAAGTGCAGGTATTGTGCTACTGGAAGAAGTCTCTTCATATATTCTTTGCTCTATTTATTGGTTGGTCTTGTGCTTCGCCAAGTGCTTTATCTCTCTGAGGCATGTGAGGTTTGAAATATAGGTTCTATTTGTATTTGTATGCATGATTCTTGTGTTGTACCATAATCTCAACTAGGCTGATCTTCAGTTGTCAATCCATACAGATTATAGAATTCAGAGGTATTGTAATTTCCGCCAACGAACACGTTcgatttttcttttctattttgacACTGAAATTGTAATGTATCAGTGGTGGGTATATCTCATTCTTACAGAAAAATTTGAatgttatggaattggatgatgTGATTCCCCAGTTCTTGTAAATTTACCTTTTCTCAAACGTATGTAAGTTCTATTTTATCTGTCATTTTCTTTCTAGAAATCTgtcttgaatttatttacttCAGCAATTGATTGTGGCATGCACTTACCCTTAAAACACTAAATGAACCTCAGATTGTGTTGAGAACTATTTTGTTCACTTACTTGTGCAATCATAAAATGCACCTCGCTTGCTCCTAATATATAAAATATCCACATAGTTGCCTTCTACTAAAGAACTAGGTTTCTACAGTTTCTGCCTCATTATTACATGTGGAAAGCACAATACCATCAACATATACAGCTAAAAGATTCAATAAGAAGAATAGTTGAATAGTCATCTGGACAATGCATGTAACCCATTGGTTATATAGCTGTAGAAAATAGTTATCTTTATGTACACCTTTTCCTAAAATTACCATGTAAAAAGACATTATTTATATTTAACTGATATAATTCTAGCTTTATTTTCACTTGAAGTTTAAACATAAGTTATGCAGAGTTTAGTACTAGAAATCAAATGCACTTATTGATTGGTATAACAGAAATGTATTATTTCAAACTGTCACTACATAAATAATTTCAACCAAAACTAGCCCAAAACAAAATATCTACCAAAAATAACCCAAATGTCATTTTGTAACACATTTATTTTTCTAAAACACAAAGATAGTTCAAACTTTTTGAGACTTCAGCAATATTGCAATATTCTAATTCCTTTAAGTTGAAATTTAGAGAATCAAGCACCTTAACTCGATATAGAAATCAATATTAAATATTAGTTTGTTGGATTGGGTCGAAGGATTAAACTGAAACGCAGTGGACATCTATTGAAGTTTACTTAAGCTTGAATTCAAAATTTTGGGTTTTCgaaattggaatttatttcgaGTGGGTGTTGTtggaatagattgggtacatcatAAAGAGTGTAAATCTCAATTTTGGGACAATTTGGTATAGATTttaggtggtttgaattgaaatttgAGCCAAATGTGAAGTACAGAAGATGAACATGGACGAAGATCATATGTGTCTCACACTATGTATCATTTGTTTATTACATAtatatcaaatgtgtatcacatatATATCCATATACTAGTCCTATGATATGCGCATTGCGCGTATATATTATCTCAAGTGGTAAaagactttttaaaaaaatatataaatattatattaaaatattttgcctgagttataaaataaaagaacATGTTCCTTAAAATGATGAATATTGAGCCTTTATACATCACTTAATAAAAGAAGAAACTACCACAAGATAAGTTCTCAATCATTAGTCAATACATTCAActcaaattataattttattttataataaaatagatATAAATTAGTGCTTGAGACGTATCCTATTAATCATTACAAAATTTATATAGAAAAATATCTCTCTTTTTCATCTTCGTAATTTTAAAATTCATTAGGTAATGTAATATCTCTCTTTCTCGTAATTTCGATTAATTAAGTAATGGAAGTATCTTTAGATACAGTTTGTTTATCTTACTTTAATATATAGTTAATATATGgttaaatatatttgtaattgtTGATTTCTCACTACATGTAAAGCATTGTTATATAATCTATCACTATCCTCTTATCAGTTTAGTCTGTACAGAAAATTTTAGGAAAGAAATTTAATGATTGAGCGTGTCTTTTGACATGACCTTTTATCAGGTTATACCTAAAATAAACATGACAAGTAGAATTAGAAAATTCTATGATCAatacaaaaatagaagaaaaaaatacaaaaaataaaaagcaaaaaaaaaaaaatacatatactATCTTCACTCTAGTGTTTCAAAGAATCTGGAGAACGTATAGACGTTAATGAATTAATATACCATAACAAATAGAGAATCAACCAACAAATAGATTTTATAATCAATGCCTCTTGACGTATCAATACTTTGAAAGACACAAAGTTTCTATATGAAAGACACACAAGAGTTTAACATAGACAAAAAGAACAACTTTTACTTCATAAAGAAAAACTAAAGTTGCAAAAAAATTATATCCGAAATTTACGAACCTGATCAAGAACTAAATGATCATATGATGATTTGGTTGGACAAAACCAATTCTCATGTAATAGCTTTATATGCTAGTCTTTGATGAGGACTCAACAAtcgtattttttttcttcttctagttGATACTACTTGATAGAAGTTGTTTTTGTACTAAATTATTCACAAAGGCAACATTTCTGTAGAATTTTATATCCAAAAAAGACTACAAAACGTCTAAACCTAGAAGAATTATAAAAATTAGGGAAATAATTAAATGTttaatcctaaatattagaaaaataattaaatatataacTCTAAATATTAGAGAAATAAGTAAATGACAATTTTGTCTAgtatgaaatctatttttaatagGTAAAAAaaagcgaacgatatttcgctaagggccttcgtgcttttaatataatatagatatatgtGTGTGACATATATGCGTgtacatgtttgatacatgtgtcgcagaaaattttattaattaaaaaacTCAATTTTAACTATTGAGTTTTGATACCAAACCAGTCCAATTCTCCTccaatcttgctcaaattttgtatattgactcatctatatgttttcaacgaattccaaccatacccattgaaaaaaatctttttttgcctaattttttttaaatattgttTATCACTGATAATGAATTTTAACTCCAAACTAGTCTAACTcactttcaaacttggtcaaattttatatattgcaTTATCTATATGTTTTTAACGAATCACAATAATACCCATTGAAAAAAACCTTTTTTGCTTATATTTTTTGAATGTTGTATATCATTGGTAATTTGTTTGGGCCTTTTTTTGGTAGCATGACTAAAATAGCTGGTTATTAAAAAATAATGTCTTTTTTTGGTACATTCCAGTAAGATGCCCAATGTTTAACGTATTCTGATGTAAAATTGGGTAAAGATTACATTCggtagtttatatatatatatatatatatatatattgagaacGACTGTAGTGTATTTTTCCTAagaaattatccaatttcaattgacaaattttaaaataaaccaaCTAACAAACTGTTAAGCACCagcacacacaaaaaaaaaaagaaaaaaaaaagaaacgatATATCTCCACAGCCATAAAAAACAATGTGGAGAAGAATAAATCAAAAGAATAACACATTCTAATATAAATCCATCTtgtcaataacaacaacaacaaacaatctCATAAATGGGGTTCGGGGAGAATAGTTTGTAAGTAAACCTTACCCCCTACCTCATAGAACTAGAGacgttgtttccgatagaccccggCTCAAGTAACAGTGAAGATAAAACAACCGAATAGCAAAAAGTATTAGCAACAATATAATACGGTCAAAAAGAAAATGAACATGGTTTTAGGTTTAGGTAATTCATccaacatgaaaaaaaaaaaaaaaaaaagagagagagagacaaaAGTAATTCTTATCCGGTCCCGAATAACAGGGTTCATTAATTATCAACCAATGCATTGAACTGCTCCAAGAGAGATTCTTGCCTTTGCAATCTCATTTCTTCATAAAACCTTTCAATAAACTTCTCAGCCCTCTCATCAATGAAATCATCTCCCTCACTAAAATCTGATCCTTCTGAAAATTCTCTACCTACTACTGCATCTCCCATAGAAGCTAACCCTTCCAACTCCAACTTTGGGTACCTCATTTTTTCTTCTCCTTGGCCATTTATCAACCCCAAACATTTCGAAATGTAAAAAACAGAGCAAAAATCTCTGTACCTTTTCTGTTTTTTAAGTGACTTTTTCTTATGGTACTGAAGCAAAGGTGTGTTTGAAGGAGAGAATTGGTATTCTTGAACATACCCATAATTGTAATACTTGAGTAGGCtaaatttcttcatttttcttgcTCTTTTCAATGAAATTAGCCTTGGAATTATGGGTTTCCTCATTTTTGCTATGAAAATTGACATGTTTAATAAACTGGAAAGTTTTTGGAAAATAGGCGACCTTTTCTTGGGCATTTTTGACCCTTTTTTTGGAAACTGAAAATGTAAGAGCAGAGCTGAAAGTTCACTCTATAACAAGTGACTTTCTGAGTTTGAGGAATGTTTTGGTTTGGACTTTAATTGTAGGGTTTCTTGGGTATTGTGTGGAGCATTTTATTCGTTTAAAAAGGTGTTTTTTTTGCAAGAATCTCAAAATGGGGAAAGCTAGGCTGGAAAAAGATATGTGGTCGGTGTTAATTTGGATTTTATTATGAAGTAGCCGTTAAAGTGCGGCTTCTCTGTAATTCAAATCTGGAGCAGAGAAAAAACTGTATATAAAATTGAAAGAAATTTCGATTCCTTGCTCTGGTATAATATAACGTGGTCATGTTAAATGAAACAGGATAATAAGTACAGCTGCGGTTACCTTCGAATCCAAGTTTTGTATTGCTTCATTTTGTAAGAGATCCGTTCCAGATACAAATGGAATGGCAGTTCAATTGTTTTTTTCTAGGATGGTATTTTTTTCAGAAATATTATTACTCTCTTAGATCCCAAATATTAGTCATTCTAATAAACTGAAtgtgtttcaaatatttgatatctttgaaaAATAGAAGTCATTTATTACATTTTTCTAGATAGACATGTTCCAATTAATGGAATATTAATTAAGTAATACACTTAAGAAGAGATAAAAGTTAGTTTGgataaatatttttatgattaAGGCTAATAAGTATATTTTCAAAAGGTGCACAAACACAATAAAATACATATAATATTAATCGAATGTAATCTCTAATAGTTCAATGTCTCTGAATAAGGATATATTTGACAGTTTGAGCTGATTTGGTAACAAAATAGGTATGTTTGACTCAACTATTACAGGAGTGTTTTAGATCCTTTCGCATGATTAATGGTAAATTTGAATATTTTCCCtcataaaaatataagaaaaaaatTCACTAGCAAGCTAAGAATGCTACTAAAGGGCTTTATATTTAAGCAGCGGAGCATATATTAGAGCTTGACTCATCAACAAATTAAGAATATATGTTATGTTCCCATAGGACTTATCATCACAAACTCTCAGGTGTTCGAGAGTGagaaggaaaataatttttttattttatttttgaaagccATGTTATTTGTGACGCCCATGATGGAGGGTGGGCTAATGAGAACGAATCAAACAGGACTGACAGGCTTTTAAGTTGGCAAGTTTCCGAAGAAAGGGTGTACATATCACCTTAGATTAATCCCAcgttgaaaaagaaaagaaaagtagaGTTTTATAAGGCACAATACAAGTTCATATGGTACGCACGCTTTTACATAGCCAAGGGACAGATTCATGAGATCTGTTGGGCCAAAGTGAAAAATACATGCTGAATCTCCCTCAGTACGATGATGGGACAAGCTTCTGAAAAAGGGGTGTACTTATCACGTTAGGCGAATCCCACATCGGAATGAGAGAGAAAAGTAAAGAACTTTATAAGGCACAAAACAAATTCTAATGCTACGCGTGCTTTTGGGACCAATGATGGCGTAGTCCAAGGGACAAATCCGTGGAGTCTGTTGGGCCAAAGCGGATAATACGTGCGGAGACAAATCTGTGAGAGTTGTTGGACTAAAACAAACAATACGTGTCAAGGGCTTGGGCCGTAACATTAGTCATCCATTGGTGAATACGTTCTCGTATTAATCCATGAGTAGAGTAAGATGTATCTGTGCCAAATTCAAATAAAAAAGAGAACAAATGAGTTATAAGCAAAAGGTGGATAtccaattaaaaataaaaaataaaaatattagaatATGTTTTATTTTGTAGTTAGTTATGGAAGAAACGGCTAAGGATGGGTTTTTTCTACTTTCTTGATCTCCAAACATTCTTAACTTTAGATGTCGTTTTCATTTGGTTGAGGTGTATGGGAGGATGCTTAAGCTGTCTGTTGAAGAAATCGCTTGGAAGGAACCAATCAGCTCACGATTAAACAATTTAAacaataaaataagaatttataaatGTCAATATTACTATCTGAACAGAGTGAAACTTACCTGTATAGAGAATTCGTATTAGCAATTGCCGTACACATCTAAATAAATGCACTAAAatgaataaaattttaaattataaaattccAATCAACTGTAGTGGCTCATAAATGCGAGATGTACATTGTTGGGGGAGGGAGAAGGGTGGTCAACTAATTTCAAATTGAGTCATTTTTTACCTATAACTTTATGTTTACCTGGTAAGTAGTTTTTAATTTCATGACCTAACTTTGATAAAGAAGTTTAAAAACTAGACAAAAATATGTTTGTTACATGTAATAGGGAGACATTATATTATTGTAAGACATATAATTAAACTTAATTACTATTTCTATAATTTAATTATCCATTGTATATCGACTAAAatgaataaaattttaaaatttaatatttcaATCACATATTAATTTAAATAACATAATTAATTCTTAAAAAATGTCGAATCAAATCATTTGTCTTATCTTGTTGAGCTTATCTTTTACCTTTTCAAGTTGAATCAAATAGGTCAATAGTATATACGATAACAAAAAGTAAATAGAGATTGTTATACAGAAGCATCGACACTGTAATAGTTATACGTTTGAAATACCCAAAATTTTGTCTTATTAGTTTCTCTTTAATTTGATTATTCAAGATTTGGATCTAGTACTCTTCTGTACTATTTTACATAAGTATATAACATGTAACTAAAATTCGATAAAAATAGATTGAATTTGTTATAAAATCttgaattatggtggatgtccatAACCCCCAAAGGAGTAATACTAACTACTTTTCTCCATTATCTCTATAACTTTCACTACTATAATACTTATGGGGTTATGATTGTAACTTCATAACCTCCCCatgatctcaaatgcttaatgacatattcaatgacatatttcttcacttttcatgcctatacaAAGACCTTGTAATAGATGGAAAGATAACATAattaaagaagaaataagaatctctcctctctttctctctatatctcttagcttgtttttccttgttctatattattactttaagctatatttcataacacgttatcagcacgaagtctCTAACCTCAAGGTTGAATTCCACTTCCGTGTTACAGGCACACGTCTTTCTGCTACAACAATAAGTTCGAGCTTTAAACCAGATAAGTTTATACCAATATTTGGAATAAGCAATGCTCTGGTTATTAGAAAATTTAGTATTTATGTGGCTGCTATGGATGTCACCTTACTAAATTTTCATGAACTAAATAATAGGTGGCATGCGATATACTAAAtaatctacaaaattaaaattatactttattatgtatgcttatagctttaccttataatacgattttagtatgcctagtataatgattatacattagtttactgtcaaatataataataataataataataatactcataactattttatttttataagataaaatattagtacaagaagtatatactacaccaaatttttcattgatgatagttcttatcaaattaacatgttgaatcatttttatatgaaaaacatATAGTTGTAGATAGTAGACAG
This region of Nicotiana tomentosiformis chromosome 4, ASM39032v3, whole genome shotgun sequence genomic DNA includes:
- the LOC104085253 gene encoding uncharacterized protein, giving the protein MPKKRSPIFQKLSSLLNMSIFIAKMRKPIIPRLISLKRARKMKKFSLLKYYNYGYVQEYQFSPSNTPLLQYHKKKSLKKQKRYRDFCSVFYISKCLGLINGQGEEKMRYPKLELEGLASMGDAVVGREFSEGSDFSEGDDFIDERAEKFIERFYEEMRLQRQESLLEQFNALVDN
- the LOC104085252 gene encoding chaperone protein dnaJ 15-like gives rise to the protein MASSKMEGSSAPAIRQDPYEVLSVTRDSSDQEIKSAYRKLALKYHPDKNANNPEASELFKEVAYSYSILSDPEKRRQYDMAGFEALDAEGTDMEIDLSNLGTVNTMFAALFSKLGVPIKTTVSANVLEEALNGTVTIRPLPIGASLSGKVEKQSAHFFGVTISNEQAEAGLVVRVTSAAQSKFKLLYFEQDANGGYGLALQEDSEKTGKVTSAGMYFLHFQVYRMDSTVNALAMAKDPEAAFFKKLEGLQPCEVSELKAGTHIFAVYGDNFFKPATYTIEALCAKSYEDTTLKLKDIEAQILRKRNELRQFEVEYRKALAHFQEVTNRYSQEKQSVDDMLKQRDSIHFSFTVARSVANLSGSGSGHFSNGSSSKVLGEDYKADSPGEDGSSDSKDKSSKKRWFNLNLKGSDKKN